TATAGGGAAATTGCCGGTTCGGCGCGTTGAACAGCGACAGGTTGAAATGGCAGGTGCCGCCCAACGGAGCGCCGATATGGCCGGCCGCCAGCATCGCCTTCATCTGCCGGTGCGCGGGTAGCCATTGGGCGAAGGCGTCGACGACGCCGATACTGCCCGTCCCGCGCCACGCCGCGTCGATCGCCTTGGCCCCGGCCCAGTCGGGCGCATGGGGGCTGGCATTGTAGATATGCTTGCCATGGGCGAGCGCAGCCAGAACCATGGGCAAACGAACGCTGGGCCGGGTGCCGAGATCGACGATGTCGATATCGGGATCGGCGCACATCTGCTCGGCATTCCAGAAGGCGCGCGGCAGTCCCAGCCGATCCGCAGCAGCGCGCGCGCTTTCCTCGCGCGACGTGGAGATGGCCGCCACTTCCACCCCGGCTATAGCGCGCCAGGCGGGAAGATGCGCGAAGGCGCCCCAGGCGGCACTGACGATGCCGACGCGCAGGGACATGGTTATTCGATGGTGCCGAGGATGGTCCCAACCTCATAGGTCTCGCCCGGCGCAGCGATGATGCGCAGCGTTCCGCTGGCGGGCGCCTCCACTTCATTGGCCGACTTGTCGGCTTCCAGCAGGAAAAGCGGCTGGCCCTCCGCGACCTGCGCGCCATCCTCCACCAGCCATTCGGCAATCTGGGCCTCGGTCATCGAAAAGCCGATTTTGGGCAGCAGGATATCGGTGGCCACGTTCAGTCCCTCTCGCAATGCGGTGTCGTCTGGCTTCTTCATGCCCGTGGCGAGGCGCCGGCGGCAATGCGCGACAGGGCCGCCCGGGCCGATATCGTCGCCACGATCGGGCGTTTCAGTAACCGCGACTGTCCGTCCAATCCTCGGTCTCGCCGGGCTTGTAGGTCTTCCCCGGCGTCTTGCCCGATGCCGTGCGGAGATCGAAGCCGATCGGGTCCGCGCCGCCCTCTATCCCAACGCCAAAGGCGGAGAGCGCCCAACTGGTCATGACATAGTGACCGATCGAGAAGACCAGATCCATTTTCTGCCTTGTGTCGAAATGGCCGTCCAGCGCGGCCCAGGTCGGATCGGCGATCGTGCCGTCGCGCAGAAGCTCATCGACCGATCGCAGGACTGCATTATCG
The window above is part of the Sphingobium sp. BYY-5 genome. Proteins encoded here:
- a CDS encoding lipoyl domain-containing protein; protein product: MATDILLPKIGFSMTEAQIAEWLVEDGAQVAEGQPLFLLEADKSANEVEAPASGTLRIIAAPGETYEVGTILGTIE